One stretch of Lactobacillus sp. ESL0791 DNA includes these proteins:
- a CDS encoding single-stranded DNA-binding protein, with protein MNDIKLLGRLSQEPILKKSAQGQPYVWFVVAVPRKNDRQEADFIRCVAFDKLAAAVNKYCGKGRQILVQGRLQVSQSIDKETNKSRYYHTVVAQNAQFLQDPARSN; from the coding sequence ATGAATGATATCAAGTTATTAGGTAGATTGTCACAAGAACCAATTTTAAAGAAAAGCGCACAAGGTCAGCCTTATGTCTGGTTTGTGGTGGCCGTCCCACGCAAGAATGACCGCCAGGAAGCTGATTTTATCCGCTGCGTTGCCTTCGACAAACTGGCAGCTGCCGTCAATAAGTATTGCGGCAAAGGCCGCCAAATTTTAGTTCAGGGACGATTGCAGGTCAGCCAGTCAATTGATAAGGAAACCAATAAGAGCCGCTACTATCACACGGTGGTGGCCCAAAACGCACAATTTTTGCAGGACCCAGCAAGAAGCAATTAA